A segment of the Litorihabitans aurantiacus genome:
TTGATTCTAGAGGTTCGATTCCGGGCCGACCGACCGAGCTGTCTTGGGTCGAAGCGGGGGAGTCGGGCCGCTATCGTCACCTGCCTCACGCTCCTGCTGGCACTAACGAGTAGATGCTGAGCCGGTTGCCGTCCGGATCGACGAAGTCGAAGTAGTTCACCGCGCTCTCGACGTGCTGGAGCGGTCCGACGGCGACCCCCAGGCTCATCAGTCGCTCGTGTTCGAGCGCGGCGTTGGTGACCCCCAGGCGCAACACGACCTCGGCGCCCGAACGTGCAGTGGGCTCCGACCCCAGCTGGAGCCACACCGGTCCCACCTTGAACTCCACCACGTCGTCGTCGGGCTCAAGACCCGGCTCGATGAGTTCGAGAACCCTGCGATACCAAAGAACTGCTGCCGCTAGATCGGCGACGGGCAGTCCGACAGTCACACTCGAGATATTCATCGGACCATCCTCACGGACACGGTTCAGGGTCTCGGTGCGTTCTCGGGTCCGTGGGCGGGACGCAGGACGTACCCCACGCTGTGAACGTTGTGGATCAGGGAGTCCGGTCGGCGTCGACCTTCCGACGCAGGTAGTGGATGTAGAGATCCAAAGTTTTGGGGTTGACGGTGTAGTCGTAGTGCCAGACACGGTCGGCGATCTGCGCCTTCGACATCACGCGTCGGGGGTTGCGCATCAGCAGGCGCAAGAGGTCGAACTCCGTGATCGACAGGTG
Coding sequences within it:
- a CDS encoding VOC family protein, which produces MNISSVTVGLPVADLAAAVLWYRRVLELIEPGLEPDDDVVEFKVGPVWLQLGSEPTARSGAEVVLRLGVTNAALEHERLMSLGVAVGPLQHVESAVNYFDFVDPDGNRLSIYSLVPAGA